From the Dehalobacter sp. genome, one window contains:
- the hydF gene encoding [FeFe] hydrogenase H-cluster maturation GTPase HydF — protein sequence MENMNATPMASRFAIGLFGKRNAGKSSLINAITGQDIAITSDVPGTTTDPVYKAMELLPIGPVVLIDTAGLDDVDGLGALRVEKTYEVLRKCNLAIVAVDVQLGISEFEAEFIEQLKRRKVPSVCVLNKCDKGVLDAGELEKLKELAGIPLICASTINGFGIDEIKKQIVANSGLEDAEPALVSDLIHAGDIAVLVTPIDKSAPKGRLILPQQQTIRDIIESDAMVIVTKEHELKLTLERLKTPPAIVITDSQAFLKVSADTPPGIPVTSFSILFARQKADLAEMVRGVRRIEKLAPGDKVLIVEGCTHHRQSDDIGKVKIPRWIRQIAGGGIEFEWASGACFPKDISGYAVIIHCGGCMLNRREMQYRVQKARERSTSVTNYGILIAYVMGILPRALRPFPAASLALEEVEPIK from the coding sequence ATGGAAAATATGAACGCAACACCTATGGCAAGCCGGTTTGCTATAGGGCTTTTCGGAAAGAGGAATGCCGGGAAATCCTCTCTTATCAACGCTATCACCGGGCAGGACATTGCGATTACTTCCGATGTGCCGGGGACGACGACGGATCCCGTTTATAAGGCTATGGAGCTTTTGCCGATCGGGCCGGTCGTATTGATTGATACCGCAGGACTCGATGACGTGGACGGACTTGGAGCGCTACGTGTTGAGAAAACCTATGAAGTTTTGCGGAAATGCAACCTCGCAATTGTTGCCGTTGATGTGCAGTTAGGCATCTCGGAGTTTGAGGCGGAATTCATTGAACAACTCAAGCGAAGGAAGGTTCCGTCCGTTTGCGTACTGAATAAATGCGACAAAGGAGTGCTGGACGCAGGCGAGCTTGAGAAGCTGAAAGAGCTTGCCGGGATCCCGCTGATATGCGCAAGCACAATAAACGGATTTGGAATTGATGAAATAAAAAAGCAAATCGTTGCAAATTCTGGACTTGAGGATGCGGAACCGGCGTTGGTCAGTGATTTGATCCACGCGGGCGACATTGCCGTACTAGTGACACCCATCGACAAGTCGGCTCCCAAAGGTAGGCTGATACTTCCTCAGCAGCAGACGATCCGCGATATCATCGAAAGCGATGCGATGGTGATCGTAACAAAAGAGCACGAGCTCAAGCTGACGCTCGAACGTTTAAAGACGCCCCCCGCCATCGTGATTACGGATTCACAGGCCTTTCTTAAAGTGTCCGCGGACACCCCTCCCGGGATTCCCGTGACATCGTTTTCAATTCTGTTCGCACGGCAAAAGGCGGACCTCGCGGAAATGGTGCGGGGTGTCAGGCGCATTGAAAAGCTGGCCCCTGGGGACAAGGTTCTCATTGTCGAGGGTTGTACCCATCACCGTCAGTCGGACGACATCGGTAAAGTAAAAATCCCGCGCTGGATACGCCAGATCGCGGGCGGGGGAATTGAATTTGAATGGGCAAGCGGCGCCTGTTTTCCAAAGGATATCTCCGGATATGCCGTGATCATCCACTGCGGCGGCTGTATGTTGAACCGCAGGGAAATGCAGTACCGCGTGCAAAAAGCGCGGGAACGTAGCACATCGGTTACCAATTACGGAATATTGATCGCATACGTAATGGGCATTCTCCCAAGGGCATTAAGGCCCTTTCCCGCCGCAAGTCTGGCTTTGGAAGAAGTTGAGCCGATTAAATAA
- a CDS encoding DUF6320 domain-containing protein has product MQYCSHCQVRVRGNKKDCPLCGNILPGDDGACGQQEIYPVVPPFYERHLALRIMIFASVVALVVSFVVYALFPSSINWPVFALFGLISMWLSLIIVIKKRHHITKNIMWQVTILSFLSVVWDWGTGWRGWSLDFVVPILFVSAMFVLYVTAKIMKLRARDYITYFLLDGLLGIIPVIFLLFDWIHVLYPSVISVAVSIIFLSAILIFQGENIKAELAKRMHI; this is encoded by the coding sequence ATGCAATATTGCAGCCACTGCCAGGTCCGCGTACGCGGTAATAAAAAGGATTGTCCCCTATGCGGAAATATTCTGCCGGGAGACGATGGTGCCTGCGGTCAGCAGGAAATCTATCCGGTGGTTCCTCCGTTCTATGAACGGCACCTAGCCCTGCGGATTATGATTTTTGCCTCTGTCGTTGCTCTGGTCGTCAGTTTTGTGGTCTATGCGTTATTTCCCTCGAGTATAAACTGGCCTGTTTTTGCTTTATTCGGTCTCATCAGCATGTGGCTGAGTTTGATTATCGTCATTAAGAAAAGACATCATATTACCAAGAATATCATGTGGCAGGTAACCATTTTATCTTTTCTTAGTGTTGTCTGGGACTGGGGAACCGGCTGGCGGGGCTGGTCCCTAGACTTTGTTGTTCCTATTTTGTTTGTTTCCGCCATGTTTGTGCTGTATGTAACAGCGAAAATTATGAAGCTCAGGGCCAGGGATTACATTACTTATTTTCTGTTAGATGGTCTTCTCGGCATCATTCCGGTAATATTCCTCTTGTTTGACTGGATTCATGTGCTATACCCTTCTGTAATCTCTGTTGCCGTCAGCATCATATTCCTGTCTGCGATCCTGATCTTTCAAGGGGAAAATATCAAGGCAGAACTAGCCAAACGCATGCATATTTAA
- a CDS encoding alpha/beta hydrolase gives MKRFRKRLLKALSYPDVNIKKTYKIYRKVQKVVHPYFKPLYNLLDHKIIVASRQIPVRIFRPENQEIPRVLIFFHGGGWVTGDIDSYTNVCAKMADQTHHTVISVDYLLAPENPFPAGIEECYHVARELSLRHDLLQCSPKDITLIGDSAGGNLAAAVSLMARDRGEFLPPRQILIYPATYIDHSPSSPFPSIRENGTDYILTAKRIQDYMDLYVQREEDRNNPYAAPLLAKDLSNQPQTLIITAEFDPLRDEGEAYGIRLRESGNDVRIYRMKDAVHGFFSLAWNTEHLITCYKVINSFLDDSTLST, from the coding sequence ATGAAACGCTTCAGAAAAAGGCTTTTAAAAGCACTGTCCTATCCGGATGTAAATATTAAAAAGACCTATAAGATCTACCGGAAAGTCCAGAAGGTTGTACATCCATATTTTAAGCCGCTGTACAATTTATTGGACCATAAGATCATTGTTGCTTCAAGACAAATCCCGGTGCGGATTTTTCGTCCTGAAAACCAAGAAATCCCCAGAGTTCTAATCTTCTTTCACGGCGGAGGATGGGTTACTGGAGATATTGATTCCTACACCAATGTCTGTGCCAAAATGGCGGATCAGACCCATCATACGGTTATTTCCGTAGATTATCTTTTAGCGCCGGAAAACCCCTTCCCAGCCGGCATTGAGGAATGTTATCATGTTGCCAGGGAGTTATCCTTACGCCATGATCTACTGCAATGCAGCCCCAAGGATATTACCTTGATTGGGGACAGTGCGGGCGGCAATCTGGCAGCAGCCGTGTCTTTAATGGCCAGAGACAGGGGTGAATTTCTGCCCCCCCGTCAAATACTCATCTATCCCGCAACCTATATTGATCATAGCCCAAGCTCTCCATTTCCGTCTATACGGGAAAATGGTACAGATTATATATTAACTGCCAAACGCATTCAGGATTATATGGATCTATATGTTCAAAGAGAAGAAGACCGCAACAACCCTTACGCGGCACCACTCTTAGCCAAAGATTTATCGAATCAGCCCCAGACACTGATTATCACGGCTGAATTTGACCCACTCCGCGATGAGGGGGAGGCTTATGGAATACGTCTGAGGGAATCCGGCAACGATGTCAGGATATACCGAATGAAAGACGCGGTTCATGGTTTCTTCTCGCTAGCATGGAACACGGAGCACCTCATCACATGCTATAAGGTGATTAATTCTTTTTTAGATGACAGTACATTGTCAACCTAA
- a CDS encoding HD domain-containing protein — MNDPCDLNHQIRTQRLALQIARNLGIVKEEQLKPISIASRLHDIGKISIPSDILLKPGKLTDSEFAVIRMHPEIGCAAISRVNFPWPIAEIILEHHENMDGSGYPRGLKGQEIRFEAKIIRVADTIDAMASDRAYRAAQPKQEIISELNRGKGLIYCKEICEAAIAYLTAES; from the coding sequence ATGAATGATCCCTGCGATTTGAACCATCAGATAAGGACACAGCGTCTGGCCCTCCAAATAGCGAGGAATTTAGGTATTGTCAAGGAGGAACAATTAAAGCCAATTAGTATTGCTTCACGACTTCACGATATTGGGAAAATAAGCATCCCCTCAGACATTCTCCTGAAACCCGGAAAATTAACTGATTCAGAATTTGCGGTGATCCGGATGCATCCCGAAATTGGTTGTGCGGCAATATCTAGGGTCAATTTCCCATGGCCGATCGCTGAAATCATTCTTGAGCACCATGAAAATATGGATGGCTCGGGGTATCCCCGCGGTTTAAAGGGGCAGGAAATACGATTTGAAGCCAAAATTATCAGAGTTGCGGATACAATCGATGCGATGGCAAGTGATAGAGCATACAGGGCAGCCCAGCCGAAGCAGGAAATCATTTCGGAGTTAAACCGCGGAAAAGGACTCATTTATTGCAAGGAAATCTGCGAAGCTGCGATAGCCTATCTGACAGCCGAATCATAA
- a CDS encoding asparagine synthase → MREGLIPSALGTAVTAAGVALRVKDMKKNGMNKREVYPLISAGIIGFGLAHMILGGIDLYEHRF, encoded by the coding sequence ATGCGGGAAGGCTTGATACCCAGCGCATTAGGAACTGCAGTCACAGCAGCCGGTGTTGCCTTAAGGGTCAAAGATATGAAAAAAAACGGTATGAACAAAAGGGAAGTATATCCTTTAATCAGTGCCGGAATCATCGGGTTTGGTCTAGCCCATATGATATTGGGCGGGATTGACTTATATGAACACCGCTTTTAA
- a CDS encoding nucleotide pyrophosphohydrolase, with amino-acid sequence MDIKDWQKEVDNWISQFEEGYWQPSSMMLRLIEEVGELAREVNHRYGEKPKKPSEQEGDLALEMADILFIIICMANSLQIDLEKSFEGMMEKYRLRDSNRWTRKQPE; translated from the coding sequence ATGGATATCAAAGATTGGCAAAAAGAAGTCGATAATTGGATTTCCCAATTTGAAGAAGGTTACTGGCAGCCCTCTTCGATGATGCTCCGACTGATCGAAGAAGTTGGCGAGCTGGCCAGAGAGGTTAATCATCGTTACGGAGAAAAACCCAAGAAACCGTCCGAGCAGGAGGGTGATCTTGCGTTGGAAATGGCCGACATTCTGTTTATCATCATATGTATGGCCAATTCGCTTCAGATAGACCTTGAAAAATCCTTTGAAGGAATGATGGAAAAATACCGTCTCCGGGATAGCAACCGCTGGACCAGAAAACAGCCGGAATGA